A segment of the Chryseobacterium scophthalmum genome:
ATTAATGGAAAATGGAAGATTTCTCTGATAAAAATTGTCGCTAATGAGTGTCCAAAAAGATTCGGAGTTCTGAAGCGGGAATTAGATAATTTAGCACAGGGAACATTAACCACGATTTTAAAAGAATTGGAAAACGACGGTCTTATTTTGAGAATTGCTTATGCTGAAATTCCTCCGAGAGTAGAATACAAATTAACAGAAAAAGGGATTGCCTTTTTGCCTATTATAAAATCAATGGAAGACTGGTGGTTAGCTTTT
Coding sequences within it:
- a CDS encoding winged helix-turn-helix transcriptional regulator, producing the protein MNFNTNSDNETVSCTENFLFLANNCYAEHALKMINGKWKISLIKIVANECPKRFGVLKRELDNLAQGTLTTILKELENDGLILRIAYAEIPPRVEYKLTEKGIAFLPIIKSMEDWWLAFPENN